The nucleotide window TCTGAAACTTCCACAAATATGCATTGATGATTCAACAAAGTCTTTATGGATTTCGGAGTTTCTTCATACATATGCAGCACCAATGGTCTTTTTTGTGGAAGTTTCAGCGAATCCAAAATTCAACAAAGTCTTTACTTTTTTGAATCATCTTGGAATTCGTGGGCTTCTAAACATGGTAGCCCACGAATGCAGCACCAATGGTCCCAACGATTTCGGAGTTTCTTCATACATATGCTTTATGGATTCGCTCGTTGATCATGCTGAAGATGTTATGGAGCTTCGAAAAAAAGGTAAACTTCTGAATTTTCTAGGAAGTGATCGACAGGTTGCTGATCTTTTTAATGAATTATCTGATAATTTGGTGGCACACCCGCATGCCTATGCGGTTGTTAAAGGAAAGATAGAAAAGCATTACAAAAACTTGATAAAGATTTGGTTGGCAGAGTGCCTGCATGAGTATTTCACCTATCCTAGTcggtttttgggttttttgcTACAATTTTAGAACTTAATCTGAGTTTTATTCAGGCTTATGAATCCGTCAAGTCTAAGTAATTGCTGATACACCACTACATTATTGCCATTTCCTGTTCCTGTTTATGTAAGACTGAATGCATGTGTGTGCTTGTAACAAGTTCAAATAAAATCTGAAACATGTGTGTTGTAACTAGTTCGAATAAAGTCTGAGTTTGTgagttatcaataaaattacaagaaaattatatacaccCAATTTGATTCTTAGCAACAGAGTTTTGTTAGACATTTATAccatgaaatataaaatttgtaatattgAAGATGAAACTTGTGACAGAAGATTATAAGATTATAGTAACGTGTGACGCATTTTCACTTTAGGTATCAATATCTTATGAGGCAGCATcgttttaatattcaaattctTCGTTATATTCGAAGAAAAGATTGATTATGTggctaaatttttttaaacgggaatgaaaaataattatctaaatGGGATAATTAGGTGATAAAAAGTAGTTATCTAATTGGGTTTCACTATTCAACCAGATTACCAATCTTGTCTTCAAATCTAATATAGAATTCAATTTGTATGTTAGAAATGGTAGAATAAAGGCCAGTGAAGCGCCTATATGTGGACAGAAACtgtaattgagtttttttatgttttagcaCTAAGATTTATATTTGCTTTTTATAGATTGTCAAaggatgtttttaaaattaaattttgatattttaaaatttaattcataattgCTAGACGTCTCCATTGagatataaatatttcatttagcctctatgatttatgatttatttgattataaattattgaaaaaaaccttggacctaaatattttatttgaaagttctaaataaaaattttattaagaatgTTCAGAGTTAGCTCATCTAATGCATTATAAGAGAAGATTGACACGCCTCTTGAAGATGATAGATTTCCTTGTACAAGATTTATATTTGTACCCCACTCTTATTTATTGACATACTAAAAGAATCATTGACTACTTCACTTTATGCCTTGCTTCAGAGTTTGCCATTGCCATTGGAGTGGTCCCATATTCTGCATCCCACATGTTTCATGGCTCAAAAAAGGACACCTAGTTAAGATATGTTGCTCAAGTAAAGTGTCTATAGATCAAGGTAAGGCTAGAATACTTGAAAATGGAGTTCTGTCAGACTAGTCATTTATACTATATATAATTCACTTTAGGCGTCAATATCTTTTAAGGTGGCATCGtttctaaatataaaaatcttatgttagatttgaagaaaatattgattctgttgctaaatttgtttaaacaagaatgaaaagtaatttcaaacttttcttgttcttaaaaatgattaagtagttatgtaatattttctttcaaactaTAAAGGCATAgctataattatattgttaaagATGCATGAGTCATTACTTTTATTAAGGGCAGTTCTGTCATTTTGCTAGGTTTTCACTCATTTTACCCAAAGTATATAAGTCTTGTGTTGTTGTGAATTGCATATGAGAGGAAATAGAAGGCGTAAGGctactggtttttttttttctttggtttcttGCATCTCTCAGTGCTGTGAAGGAGTTTTGGCTTCTTGAGTTCGATTAACGATATCTCTCCGGTGGAGTCAGGTCCTTTTTGACTTTGTTTTTATCTTGTATATGGTTTGTTTATTGTTTGGTTGTACAAATGTTGAGATCTGTGTGTTTGTATTCTATAATCGAACTTGATAATAGTAGATTTGACTAGAGAAACatctctgccttggatgtaagATTACTTTTATGAAATCCGAGCCAAGTATATcgtgttattatttttttgttttttcgttGTGATATTGTTTGGATCAGAATATGTTGGGGTTCAAATCTATAAATCTACAACAAGTTACCTAGATGGTTGGGTTGGCTTCAACCATTTCTACTACTTTTTGCTTGAAATGCACTTTGGAAAAGatagcaacaacaacaattCTCAGCTTCATAACAAAGAAAGGTTGAGATACTTGCTCCAAATCAGAAGTTGCCCTTTAATTAATTGCATTTGGCTTGTTTCACCAAGTTTATAAGCTCAGGAGTTGCTACATTAATTTGCAGAAACTcatataagaaaatcatacttgCAGAGTTTTAAGCAATGACAGATCAAAAACAAGGAGAAGCTGGTTCTAGTAGCCTGGAGAGGCATTATTATCCATAAAAATGGAGCAACCAGAGGGTTTTGTAAAACCTGGATTTGAAGATATAGTTTGCTTACTAAAAAGGTCATTGTATGCCCTAAAACAGACACCAAGACAATGGTACAAAAGGTTTGATGATTATATGCTCTTCATTGGCTTTTCTAGAAGTAActttgataattgtgtttacttttgtaaaattaaaacagGCAGTTATGTttacttgttgatatatgtagatgatatgcttattgtctcaaagaaaataagtgatttgaataagttaaaaaaattgttaaaagatgaatttgaaataaaagatttagAACCTGCAAAAAGAATCTTATACATGGATATTAACAGAGATAAAATTAGAGGTATTTTAACTCTGTCTCAATCTGTGTATGTTAAAAAAGTTCTTGAATTGTATGGTATGCATGATGCTAAATCTGTTAATACTTCTATAGGAgctcatttcaaattgatgTTTGTATTACATGATTTGCCTActgatgaatatgaatatatGAAAAGATTTCTTATGCAAATGTGGTAGGTAGTCTAATGTACGCTATGATAGGATCCAGACCTGATATCACTTATGCAATCAATTTGGTGAGTAGGTTTATGGGAAAACCTTGTAAAACACACTAGAATGTTGTTAAATGAGTGTTGAGATATTTGAAAGGTTTATGTGATTTTTGGTCTTGTATATATTACATCTGATACTAACAATTTACTTGTTAAAGGATACTGTGATTCAGATTATGCTGCAGATTTAGATAAGAGGAGGTCTCTAACTggatatattttcatatatgatGATAATATGATAAGTTGGAAGAGTTGCCTTCAACATATTGTTGTTTTGCTACAATAGAAGCTGAGTATGTTGCATTAACAGAGGCCACTAAAGAAGCTTTTTGGCTGAAAGGTATAATAGAAGAGTTGTGGTTGAGTTGTGGCACTCCTGTGAATATTATGACTCACAAAGTGTAATACATTTGTCTAGaaatagtgtttttcattaaaaaaacaaaacatatagatgttaggttgcattttataagagaaattttgtcTAAAAGTCAGATAATTCTGGAAAAAATTGCTTCAGAGGTCAATTCTGctgatattttgacaaaagtTGTTCCAATAAACAAGTTTAAGATTGCCTTAGACTTGTTACATATTGGAAGTGTATGAGTATATCTTGTAGAGGTGTTTTACTAGttgaattcatagtttttgAGTCTTATAGTTTTTAACAAGGTggagtttgtaatattttgtttcaaACTATAAGGGCATAACTGTAATTGTATTGTTAAAGATGCATGAGTCATTACTTTTATTAAGTAAGGGCAATTCTGTCATTTTGTTGGGCTTTCACTCAATTTTTAAGTCTTGTGTTGTCATGAACTATATATGAGAGGAAATAGAAGGCGAGAGgctgctgattttttttttctctggttTCTTGCATCTCTCGGCGTTGTGAAGGAGTTTTGGttttttgagtttgattgatGGCATCTCTCTGGTGGAGTCAGGttctctttgactttgtttttATCTTGTATATGGTTTGTATACTGTTTGGTTGTACAAAAGTTAAGATCCGTGTGTTTGTATTCTGTAATCGAACTTGATAATAGTGTATTTGACCAAAGAAATACTTCTACCTTggatataagattttttttacgAAATCCGAACCAAGTATATCgtgttattatttttctatttttttgctATGATATTGTTTGGATTGAAATATCTTGGGGTTCAAatctataaatctataacaagtTACCTAGATGGTTGGGTTGGCTTCAACCATTTCTACTACTTTTTGCTTGAAATGCACTTTGGAAAAGATAGCAACAGCAACAATTCTCAGCTTCATATCAAAGAAAGGTTGAGATACTTGCTCCAAATCAGAAGTTGCcctttaattaattacatttgGCTTGTTTCACCAAGTTTATAAGCTCAGGAGTTGCTACATTAATTTGCAGAAACTCacataagaaaatcatacttgCGGAGTTTTAAGTAATGGCAGATCAAAGACAAGGAGAAGCTGGTTCCAGCAGCCTGGAGAGCATTGTAGTCCATAAAAATGGTGCCAATACACCCGCTGCTGTTTCTGATGATGAAAATCAGTGGCTGGGCTTTATCGTGAATGGCCAAAGCTTGAAGAATCAGCAGGAGGTGACCTCGGCGAAGATAGAGAGAGTTCCAGGGATGCTTCGTGATGTTGAAGAAAACAGTGGCTGTTATGATCCTCTAGTGGTTTCGATCGGTCCTTATCACCATGGAGATCCCAGGCTTGAGTTAATGCAGCAGCACAAACTTACAATGGCGCGCCAGTATGTAAATGGGGACTTAAAGTTGCTTAAAGAGTTGTATCAGAAGGTCAGATCCATGGCGAAAGCTGCAAAAGAATGCTACGCTGACCAGAGCTCCGTCGCCAAATTCAGCGACGAGGAGTTTTCTAAAATGATGTTTCTCGATGCCTGCTTCCTCCTCCAGTTCATCTACTGCACTGCACGAGAAGAACGAGACGCCTTGAAGATTAAAAACAACATGATAGCTCTTGTTCAACGCGACTTGATCTTACTGGAGaatcaaattccttttcaaGTCCTCAATGAATTGAGCTTCAAGTTTGGAAATGAAAACAGAAAGAAGACGATGTTAAATAAGTTTGTTACACAAATTCGCAGTCTTCCTCCTCAAAGCCACAAGACAAACCTAAAAAGTTTTCTAGGTAATGTAGCTTTTGGGAAGAGAAAAGCCGCGCTGGATGTGGAGGGAATTGCTGGAACATTTGAAAGTGAACCAGCTCATCTTCTAGACCTCATTCGCAGCAGTCTCTTTGACAAAGCCGTTTTGACTCGACAGCCTCCTCACGATTGCAGTGACTGGTTTTCATACCGGTCAGCGAAGGAGCTGAAGGAAGTGGGAATCCATTTCAGGCCGAGCAAGACTAACAGATTCACAGACGTTGATTTTAAATCCGGGTATCTTGCAGGAATCCTGAAACTTCCACAAATATACATCGATGATTCATCAAAATCTATGCTTCTAAACTTGGTGGCATACGAGTTCAGCCCCAATGGGCCAGACGATTTCGGAATTTCTTCATACATATGCTTGATGGATTCGCTTATTGACCATGCTGAAGATGTTAAGGAGCTTCGAAAAAAAGGTATACTTCTGAATTTTCTGGGAAGTGATCAACAGGTTGCTGATCTTTTCAATGAGATAGCTGATAATTTGGTGTCACACCCAAATGCCTATGCGGTTGTTAAAGATGGGATAGAAAAGCATTACAAAAGCAGGTTGAAGATTTGGCTGGCAGAGTGGCTGCATGATCATTTCAACAGCCCTTGGACGGTTCTTGCTTTCATTGGTGCAATTTTAGCACTTGTCCTCAGTGTTCTTCAGACTTATGAATCCTGGGGACCTAGTAATTGCTAATACACTGCCACGTAAGTacattttttacaatttcttgtGTCTTTGTTTATGTGAGGCGATTGCATGTGTGTGTTTAACTAGTTCCAATAAAATCTAAGCTGTGAGTCATTGGACTgcaagttttattttattaaagtaaacTGTTCCAAGTTCCAACTTTACAGGGCTCAGATTTCTCGGTTCAGGAATCTTTCACTTCTAACTGGGAAACATTCTAAGATTTATGATGCTTGCAACCATTACCAAAGAAGATGCTAATAAGGATACGCATATTATATGCTTCCAGTTGGTTTCTTCTATTCAATTTTCTATTCacttattttattaagaaaatggaaggatttatttaataaagaaaatcaaataaaagaggaacttggaaaatttaatatttgatagatAAAGtgtaataaagaaaaaatgatgGGATTGTAAATTGCCTTCTGAATCGGGTCTGACTTGATCAAGTTTGGACTCATAAAAACATTTTAGGTTTGAGCTTTGGGTTTGCCCATTTGtatctcaaattttatattaagactttgtttattaaattttttcgaGCTTCAAGTCTATTTTGGATAAATtctgtaattttaaaaacccagAAAAAAACTGCACAATCCCTTGTATGTTTAAAAAGTGAGAACCTAACAAATATACACCTTCCCATAAAAGATTTTCGAGTTTGATAATTGAATGGGCAATATTTTTGTTCAAACCCGTTTGAGACCCGAATTCTGTTTGGCCCGGAACAAAATTTTTTAGACCAAAAAATGGGACCTTGGACTTGGCAGGCCTATTGGAGAACATCAACTATGGGCTGAAGCCCACTTCTTCAAATTTCTCGTTTGGGTCCATATTGCATCTGGTTTCATCGTTATAGAAAGGACGTCGGCCCACCAGGCACACGGTTTTGAATGGAAATCTCAACACGCTAAGAAGAAAGCTTTAAAATCACCCGAGGTGCACGTACCAACCAAACTCTCCAACTCATAAAATTGTTTACACGTAGAACCGACTTGATGTTTCCAGGTGACTCTACCAAAGCTCACTCCCTATAAATGCTCCGCGTCAACGCTTCTCCCTTCAAAtcatcttttattcttttgatcaTCTTCTTTTGAACATTACGCAGATTCGGgtatttccttttctttactTTGTCTGAAATTTGTGTGTTCTTCATGTTGTATTGTTTCTTTTCATAGTTAATTGTGTGATTTTGAGATGTTCGTGGACTGATCTTGCTTTGATTGTGTCATGTTAAAAGGTTTGATCCAGTAATAGTTGCTTGTTTCTGTTAAGATTGAATCTGTATTTGTGAATTTTGATGTTGCAGAAATTAATTCTCAGTAGATGGGATGGAAGTAGAATTAGAGTTTGTGATATATGATGCCTTTAACCATCTAGAGTTTTAGTTATTTAGGAAAATGTAACACTCCTAGATAATTCACATATCGAATTGTTTAGAAATGATAAGATAAGGATTGGTTAAATAATCTGCAAGCTTCTAATATGTCAAGATAccttttgggttgcaaagccattgatggactgtgtgtctaGAGAGGATAATAAGGCAGGATATTGGATTATTGTTACAGAAAATATGTTATCTTGACGGATTTTTTTGCTTACTTTATCTCTGCTAAGAGAAGCTAGGGATTCAAAGACAAAGGAGGATCATTGAcatttgattgtttttttattagattCTCTTGATGttcttgcattttttttttttcacgaaGATAAAAGTCTGAAGAAATTTGGAACCTTGCATGTCTCtgatatttttttggtaaattttttaactaCTGTTGTTATACATGATTGGACTTATTTTCTGGAAGTGACACGGGATTTGATTATAGGGTTATGAAAACTCTGACAGACTAGTTATCTACACAAATTATTTTCTACTTATTTTGGCTGACTTTGATCAGTTTATTTGTTAGGTAAATGCtggataaaaattaaagatctTGCATTCTAGATGTGGAAAGAATAATGTGTTTAGAATAGAAAGTAGCATCTGTATTGGTATTTTTCCTGTTCTGCTTATTTTATACAAGCAGAAACGtgctatttttcctttttttttttttaagtagaaCATCAGTTTAGTCTTATAATACTGAAAATGGGGTTAAATGGTTTGAAAGCTATTTTATTGATTGTCTTGAAAACGTCATGTAATATTTCTACTGTGTTCCTCTTTTTTGCTTTACACTGACTTCTGATTTCGCTTAATTGAAATGTTGTTACAATTTCTGgctcattttagttttttttcatgCTTAATCCCAATGTTTGGTAGATGAAATTGTTCAGATGCAGTGAAAAACTTTCTAGCAAGAGCTCATTGTAGTCAACCCTGGATACAGAATGTGGTTTATGTATTCATTTGAAACTCTACCTTTTGTTGTTTATCTTAAATGGTTTTTGCTCCCCAGCCTACACAATTTTTTCAGGTTACCTGACTTAATCAATAAGTGCTTATCTTGTACATTTTGAATTTTGTGAAGGTTCAAGGATGGAAGACAAATCTGAATCCATTGTAAGAGGAGAAGATAGTGTCAAGAAGGAAGAACTGCATATCAAAGTCAAGACCAAAGAAATAGAACCAAAAGTTGAGAAGGAACCAAAGACTGAAGTGGAAATCGAATTGAAGAGCAAATCAGcggagaaggaaaaaaaaaaacacaagggCGAGGAACATAAACATGAAGAAAAGGATGAcaagaaatcaaagaaaaaggaTGAAGAGTCAAAGTCAAGGGTAAAGGAGAAAGAGACGAAGGATGAAGATAAACAgcagaaaaagaaagacaaaggaaaagaagagaagaaaaaggataaaaaagagAAGGATTTAAAGGGGGAACACTCAAAGGAAAacgaagagaaaaagaagaagaaagatggagAGTCAGAGGAAAAGATAGAGGAAGAATTTGGGGTAAAAACTAAAACAGAGGATGAGAGAAATAAAGGTGAAGGtaaggagaaagaagagaagaaaaaggagaagaagcACAACAATGaagttgaggaagaagagaagaagaaggagaagaagaaggagaaaaagcacaaggatgaagatgaggaagaagagatgaagaagaagaagaagaagcacaaggatgaagatgaggaggaagagaagaaggagaagaagaaagagggtGAGGGTGAGGAGAAAGAAGATGAGAAGAAAAAGCAAGGTaaggagaaaaaagataaaaagcaaaaagatgAAGTGGTTGAAGTAACCAAAGATGTAGATGGAGATGAATATAAGGAAAAgaacaaagagaagaagaaaaaggatgaAAGTgaggagaaagaagagaagaagatgaagaaaaagaaagataagg belongs to Mangifera indica cultivar Alphonso chromosome 2, CATAS_Mindica_2.1, whole genome shotgun sequence and includes:
- the LOC123208308 gene encoding cilia- and flagella-associated protein 251-like isoform X1; this encodes MLKGSRMEDKSESIVRGEDSVKKEELHIKVKTKEIEPKVEKEPKTEVEIELKSKSAEKEKKKHKGEEHKHEEKDDKKSKKKDEESKSRVKEKETKDEDKQQKKKDKGKEEKKKDKKEKDLKGEHSKENEEKKKKKDGESEEKIEEEFGVKTKTEDERNKGEGKEKEEKKKEKKHNNEVEEEEKKKEKKKEKKHKDEDEEEEMKKKKKKHKDEDEEEEKKEKKKEGEGEEKEDEKKKQGKEKKDKKQKDEVVEVTKDVDGDEYKEKNKEKKKKDESEEKEEKKMKKKKDKEKIKERKACKHEGKDDKDEEKEGKKKEKEEKEKKKEKDGVKGEVEVASREIQIEESEKELDREGEEKQKGKEKTKSEKKRKLDGKAKSKNIDKLKQKVEKINVKIDALVEKKADILRQIKEIEHECGDMTQKETDKTGTVAE
- the LOC123208308 gene encoding cilia- and flagella-associated protein 251-like isoform X2, translated to MEDKSESIVRGEDSVKKEELHIKVKTKEIEPKVEKEPKTEVEIELKSKSAEKEKKKHKGEEHKHEEKDDKKSKKKDEESKSRVKEKETKDEDKQQKKKDKGKEEKKKDKKEKDLKGEHSKENEEKKKKKDGESEEKIEEEFGVKTKTEDERNKGEGKEKEEKKKEKKHNNEVEEEEKKKEKKKEKKHKDEDEEEEMKKKKKKHKDEDEEEEKKEKKKEGEGEEKEDEKKKQGKEKKDKKQKDEVVEVTKDVDGDEYKEKNKEKKKKDESEEKEEKKMKKKKDKEKIKERKACKHEGKDDKDEEKEGKKKEKEEKEKKKEKDGVKGEVEVASREIQIEESEKELDREGEEKQKGKEKTKSEKKRKLDGKAKSKNIDKLKQKVEKINVKIDALVEKKADILRQIKEIEHECGDMTQKETDKTGTVAE
- the LOC123208307 gene encoding UPF0481 protein At3g47200-like; this translates as MADQRQGEAGSSSLESIVVHKNGANTPAAVSDDENQWLGFIVNGQSLKNQQEVTSAKIERVPGMLRDVEENSGCYDPLVVSIGPYHHGDPRLELMQQHKLTMARQYVNGDLKLLKELYQKVRSMAKAAKECYADQSSVAKFSDEEFSKMMFLDACFLLQFIYCTAREERDALKIKNNMIALVQRDLILLENQIPFQVLNELSFKFGNENRKKTMLNKFVTQIRSLPPQSHKTNLKSFLGNVAFGKRKAALDVEGIAGTFESEPAHLLDLIRSSLFDKAVLTRQPPHDCSDWFSYRSAKELKEVGIHFRPSKTNRFTDVDFKSGYLAGILKLPQIYIDDSSKSMLLNLVAYEFSPNGPDDFGISSYICLMDSLIDHAEDVKELRKKGILLNFLGSDQQVADLFNEIADNLVSHPNAYAVVKDGIEKHYKSRLKIWLAEWLHDHFNSPWTVLAFIGAILALVLSVLQTYESWGPSNC